The window CGACAACAGCAGAATAGAACattagatattattttattcatgaaCTCACAGATTGAATGATTAGTTTGGTTGTCCAATTCAGCAACAAAAGTCCATAAGAAGGTTCTTTCCAACGGCTTACTTTCAGAGGGACAAAGGTTCCTTTTCTCATTTCTGCTACCTAAATATTAGGAAAGCGTCCAAAATCCAAATAGATTGATTTATTTCAACAGGAAAAGGACTAAAGTAATAGTGCAATCACAattacacaaacaacaaaagcaTCCCAATCTTTTGTGGGGTACAAACAAACCAACACAATTACATAAACAACGAAAACATTTCAATCTTTTTTGAGGGGAACTTGGACGCTCACTGTTGTTGCAATTACACTTAGCATTAGCAAACCATCACAAAATCCACCCCCTTAATAAACTGTTTTGGTAATATgtgaaaaataacaaataactttGAAACACACCAACTCTTGAACCAAACTAATTAAGTGCATGCTTGGATTTCAATTGGGAAAGctcaaaagtaattttatttgcaAAGCAACAAATTATTCCTTTTTCATTCTGTATTTGCAATTGTGTatagaattttataaaaatatactttcCCAATTTCAATCCAAATATAGCTTAAAACCTTAGCATTCTGGAGTAAGTGTATGGTCTCTTCCAGGATCATGGCAATAGTCATAGACCAAGTAGTTGTTTTGGACCCATTGCATTGCAGAAAGTTGCTGAGGGCTTAGGCTGCCATAGCCTGGTGGTGAGGGAGATGGTGGCTGGCATGAGGTTGAAGCTTCAGTGGTACAACCTTGTATTTTGAAGTTTTTGTATCTACCAAAGAAGGGTTGGTAATTATAATCAGCTTTGTATTTTCCTCCCTCTGTAGCCCATGAAGATGCATCCCATATTGATCCGTACACATACATTTCTCTTGAGGGGAACGTGGCATCACTCTTCCTAGGATAGCTCCTTATTGGGACATCATCCACTAAAAATCTGCATATATTGTAAGATAATTCAACAACTAAAACTAGTAAGCAACATGCAAAATCTAGATATTGTAagattttataataatcaaCCTACTCCCGTGAAAACTACATTTCCATCCCATAAATAAGCTATGAATGATTGAGTGACGAAAAATAAGCTACATGCacatttttttctcactttGACTAACATGATTAAAGGTTAATAGGTATATTTTAAAGGGGTCGACAGTCCATTATTGTATAGAAATGGTCTTTTCAGTGAAATATTTTAACCAAGGCTTAGTAATTTCCTAATTGGGCTGGATGGTTGTTGATagttattatacaaaataattattcacaaaaaaaaattatgtagtgCATCTTTGTGAAAATTACATGATCTCACTGGGTTCCCACAGAATAGCATAGTTGTGAAAATCTTGTGTTGGGTCGAACCAAAGGTGAATCCTCATCTCTCTCCCTATAATATTCCCATCTCCACTTCCTCTGACGTATACGTTTGTCTGCAAGACATATGGCTTATCCGGCGTGGTACCAAGGAACTCAATGTCTATTTCATCATGGTGTCCTGGGTAGTCTTGGTTGTTTGAAAGCTACAATTCTCAAATGAAATAACAAAGATAAAGGATGAAAAACTGTACATAGTAAAAAGATACTATACTATGAGCTAGATTTATAGATTAATCCTCACGTATAAAGATGTTATGACTCCTGCAGTGTAACCTGGTTGAAGCTTAATCGCAGCACCAAAGTATCCAGACCGATAAGAGTGAAGTGACTTGAATCCACTCCCTGTGTATCAAAAGTAACTAGTAATAGTGAAAGAACAATTTTTAAtgaacaaataaacaaagaagcATATGTAGttgaattttttacttttttatttgtggGAATAGAAGATAATGTCAGAAGTTTGCAACAACTTATGTACCATTACTCAATCAATAACTGAGCTAGACCCCTTCACTGTGTAGTTGGATTTAACTATTGAAGTTGGGAGTTTATGTGAGACATTTTTCATACCTGAGTAAGAGTCAAGCCAGATTGTTAATGAGTCTTGGTCTAGTTTCTGATGCTGAGGTCCCCAAAGGTTTCTAAATCCCTCACCAAAGCTAACGGGACTAATTTTGGAACTAGGGTAGTAACCAGGTGAAGGTGGATCCTGAGAAGTACTATAACGAATCATGAGTGAGAacaaaagaagagagaagagaggaaCCATGTTGAACAAAGAGGAAGTTAACAATGGCATTTTAGTGATCAGAGTGGCTCTGCTAAGATGCAGGGTGGGACACAAAATCAAAGAAAGGGGTAGGTAGTTGGTGCTCATGAAGAGTATGAGTACACTGTTAATATATAGAGGGATTTGGAGGCCCCACAGTTCCAAAAACGGCGGTAACTTAGTTGAATAAGGAGTTGAGTACACGAGGGACTAAAGTTTATCAGGTTTGTGATGATAAACAAGAGGGGAAAATAGTTCAATCTTTGGTGtgtgctttttttattttcatttcttctagGGAGGGAACTTCCTTTTCAAGTAAATAAATGTTAGTTATGCTTGGTCAATAGGGAAGGAGAGGGAAAGTTGGAGGATGAAAGACACCTTAACGGTTACCTCCGTTACATTTATTTGGTGACCTTTGAAAATGTGACAAAGATGGCAGAGAGAGCTTTAGACATGAAGGGTTCACCTTAATCAAAAGCTTTAAATGCTATCATACAACACTTGGACAAGGCATATGATAAAGAGAAAAACGTCCGGAACTTATGTTTCGGGGGATGTGATGGGAATTAGGATAggatatatagttatatatctTCATAATGACTCATCAATGAGAACTTTCTTGGGGTACTTTCACACTTTCATTCAATATTTTCTCGCAACTGTGCAATAAAGTTGTTATGCTAATGAAGTGAGTAATAGTATTCTTACAAATATGAAATGAGTAGTATGGCATTCTTACAATTGACTTTTACAACAACTttacatgcatttttttttatctttatctctaGTTTTTACATCACTCATTTTATCACAAATTTTCCTCTCTTTCCTTCCCATTATCATCCTTTGAGTATAAATTGTTGTTATATGGCTCGAGAATACCAAAACCTGAAACAATAAATCAATGCATTTACAAACtctgttattttgtttaaaaatcacATACATGAACTTTTAATGCGTATTTG of the Glycine max cultivar Williams 82 chromosome 13, Glycine_max_v4.0, whole genome shotgun sequence genome contains:
- the LOC100796768 gene encoding Xyloglucan endotransglucosylase/hydrolase protein 31-like precursor; this translates as MPLLTSSLFNMVPLFSLLLFSLMIRYSTSQDPPSPGYYPSSKISPVSFGEGFRNLWGPQHQKLDQDSLTIWLDSYSGSGFKSLHSYRSGYFGAAIKLQPGYTAGVITSLYLSNNQDYPGHHDEIDIEFLGTTPDKPYVLQTNVYVRGSGDGNIIGREMRIHLWFDPTQDFHNYAILWEPSEIIFLVDDVPIRSYPRKSDATFPSREMYVYGSIWDASSWATEGGKYKADYNYQPFFGRYKNFKIQGCTTEASTSCQPPSPSPPGYGSLSPQQLSAMQWVQNNYLVYDYCHDPGRDHTLTPEC